CAATAACATGTGGCCACCCTGATCTCTGATGGAAAACGCTACCCCTATGGCACACAAAGGCTCAGTTCATAGCCTCCGGTTGGAGGCTCGGGCAAGCACCTACGAGACACACAGGCCATCAATAAAGACCCGCACCTCGAAAAGCACTGCATCATCTGGCTGCAAGAGGCTTTCCATCAACCGACTGGGTGTGGGCTTCTGCCAGCTATGAACGGACACACGGAATGGGGTGTTGTGACGCAAACTTGGGACGAAAGTAGTGAGAACTGGCAACTGGCCCTCATTGCTCTGTGGCAGAGGACAAGTAGCCGGACTAACAAGACCGGGACTATGCAAGTAGGGTGAATCTGGTGTTTCAATGAGAGGTTAGCAATAGAATAAGCCACGAATTTACTCCAATCTTCGACGACACTGACCCTTATCCTTGGTGACGAAACATTGGGTCTTGAACTCCTGAATGGGCACCTTGGACGATTCGGGGAAGAGAATCACGTCCCAGTCTTCGTACCGCATTCTGGCAGGCCCAAGGACTATATTGTCTGCGAGTTAAAATGAGGAAAATGGAAGAAATTAAACCTCGATCAGGGACTAAGATACTAAGAGTAAAGAGAACTGAACCAATCCgagtggaaggggagggggttccTAAGAGAGAAGTAGgtatctcctccaccacgacGAGGAGACAGATGATGGAGGCATCAGAGGGCGAGCAGAcaaaggagaagatgcaccGGGGTTCGCACCTGCCAGACTGGCTAGATAATGGAGTACCTGCCTCATGAGGACATCCCGTTTGAGTTGAAAAGATGACCGGATTTGGGAGGGCAGGTACGAACCACGAGACAGACCGAAAGAGTAAGTACCAAGACAGTAAGTaacaaaaggaagagagcaagCTGTATGGGTTGAAAACTAGAAATGCAGACCTGGCGACATGCGCCCAATTCAGATTGTTTAGGCATCTATTATCGAGTCCCATGTACACGAGGGAGGAGCAGATGCGAGCAAACATGCTCAAAACTGCCATGCTCGCAATCGCGGTGCATACACACAAAGGCAAAGTAGTCGGGGAAAGGAACACAGAGAGCTCACTGCAGAGCGAAGGGGGAATCATCCGTAGGAATAACGACTAAATGAACATGCCAGTATTGGAGCTGACGCTGgaaacaacaccaccctcctcggtGACATAAGGAAAACAACCAGACTTACGAACGCCCCTCTCCCAAACCGTGATTTGTTTGTTCACAACAGGATGCCGCCATCAGTGCCCGAGGATAGGTAGGAACAGAAaaaccacccaccacccagTAACTACAATTTAAACGAAGAGATAGACGCATTAGGAAGAACCCCCGTCTTAaaatcatcaacaccagcccCCCAAGTCCCACACACCCGGCAGGGGGATAGAGAAAAGTACACAACCCAAACCGTCCAAAACATCCGCGGAACGCGCCAGACGCAAGACGGGGGAAGGACCTATCAAAGGACCACCGCATGGAAAGAGCGAGAGAAAGAACTGTGCTCCATAATAGACTGAATTGAGAGAAATAAAAGGCGAGGTGGAAACATGTTGTACAGGCCGCCCGGTCTAAGAAGCACGACGTAACATCCTCACAACGAAACAAGAATACGATTGGATTGCTTCATGAAAAAGGACTTCAGCAGAGGAACTTTTCGCAGAAAGCCTGCCCAGGGAATAAAGAGGGGGGGCGGGGACACCGCACGCGCATTCAACAATTCCGATTGTCGTCATACGCATAATAACATAGACCTAGGGCCCGAAGACGTGAGGAGAATGTAAAAAGCGGGCATGGGATAAAGGGAAGAAACGGGGAAAACATATGAGAATCGGGGAGAGTGGCGAAGGAAAATTTGGGGGAGGTTTAAAAAGGGGGAATGGGAGAACAGAAGAATAGTAAAACGTGAAGATAGATAACGATGAAAATCAGAGCTCAAATCTGGCTAACAATGGAAGCGCTCGCATATGAAGTACGTAGCACAGGAGAAAATGCCCATCCAGAGCTATAGAGGGTAACTTTCGCAGAGATCATGGCAGACTTATAACACAAAAGACCCATCGTGAAATGACAAAACTCCTGCTGGTTCTTTCAAACTAAAATGGAAAGCTCTTTTACTAAGTCTGGGCGTTAGTGATGCTCTGAACCCCACCAGCCTCGGAGGGAGAGTTCAAGGGGAACCGACCTTCATAGGCGCGAAGCCGCCGTATCCGTGAGCGGGGGGCATGCCCATGGAGGGGTACAtgggaggcggagggggagcagGACGGTAGGGGCTGCCGGCAGGGCCAGAGTTGTTCTGAGAGCGACCCCAGCTCAGACGCACACGGGAGTTTCCAATAGGGTATCCCTGCATCTGGTTGATGGCCATCTCAGCAGCATGGCGCTGGACGAACTGGACGAAACCGCAGCCCTTTCCAGGGGGGATCTTGACGTAGGTGATTTCACCGAAGCCCTGGAAGAAGGAGCGGAGCTCATCCTCAGTGACGTAGCCAGACAGGCCGCCAACGAAAacggtggtgttgttggggtcGGTGAACTGGTTCATGGGCTGGGGAGCACCGTAGAAGCCCATGGGGGGAGCGCCCATGGGAGGGTACATGCCCGCGGGGCCGGGCATGCCCATAGCACCGGCAGCACCAAGGCTGGGGCCCTTGTTCTTGGGAGTAGCAGTAGAGATGCGCATGGGACGGTTGCCACAGTAGACACCCTGCATCTCGCTCAGAGCACGCTGCTGGTCGTTCTCATCGGAGAAGCGGACGAAGCCGTAGCCACGAGACATGCCGCTGATGGGGTCGGTCATGATCTTGGCGGACTTGCAAGACGGGAAGCGGCTCTGGAAGAGAGAAACGAGGACGTACTCGTTGACCTCGGGGCCCAAGTCACCAACGAAGATCGAGTACTCAGGGCCACGGTCATCACGGCTATTTGACAAGTTAGCTTGTGACCTCAGGACATCTATGTGGCATGTTCTCCTTACCTGCGGTCGGCAAGACCACCACCGGTAGCCCAGTTGAGCTTGAACAGACGGTTGGTGTTGGGCATGGGGGTACCGTTCAGGGACAGAGccttggcggcggcggcagggGACGCAAAGTCGACGAAGCAGTAACCGGCGTTGCTCCTACTACCAACATTAGGATCGCCTTCATATTGAATCCAGTGTGATTATGTACTCACCCAGAAAACTTGTCGCGGATCATCTTAACGTTGACCTGCTCACCCATCTGGAACCAGAGGTTGCGAACGAAGTTCTCATCGATCCAGGGCTCAAGCTCACCCATCCTAAACGGCAACAGTCAGAGACAGCACGGACAAGAGATACTGCATTGGGGAAGCTTACCAGAGGGTAGTCTTTCCCTCGTTGGCCTGCTGGGGAACAGGGGCAGCAGAGGGCTCCCCGGGAGCAGGACCCTGGAAGGGGGCGGTAGTAGGGTCAGCCTGGCCAGTCATGGCGGTGTCCGCGGTAGCAGGAGCGCCAggagcggcagcggcggcgtcAGCAGCAGGGTGCTGGTTTTGGAAAGAATCAAAGTTCTGGAAAGACATGTTTGACATAAAAATTCGACTTTCGTAAGAATAACTGCGAGATAGGTATCTAAAAGTCCAGCATGAATATTAGTCACACTTTCAACGAGTGAAAAGGATCGAGTGCTGGCCAGTCGCAGTTGCGCGTACCTTAGTGCAGGTAAAAGAGCAGAAacccaagcaaacaaacTTTTCTATACCGAAATTGGCCCGTGCGAATGGGGTTTCGTAGGATTCGTCAAGGAAAGAACTGCGTGCGATCGTTCAGACTTGGAAATGACTATTAGTACCGAAGAATTGACTTCAAGAACGAAGGTCCTTGGGTAGCAACAAAAAAGATTTCAAAACTGGCGAGGCAGAAAAGCACGAGTAAATCAGAAATAAGGGAAAAACTGGGAAAGATGCCCGATCCACTAGTTCGCGGTAGCTCAGATAGAAAGCATTGACGGAGCGGAAGATAGTTGGATAGAACGTGAAGAATTCCCCAGGATGGCGGCCGGCAGAAAAATTGATTGAACGAGCGACTCGGTGAAAGTTGGGACAAGACGAGAAGTTGGGTTCAGCCTTGACTTGCAGGCCAGCTCCGTCAGGTGCCAAGACTCAGGTTCCTCGGGTGGTTGCAATGAAATAGCCGGAAAGGTACAAGATCCATGGAGTGAATCGAACAAAACCGGAAGAGGTGTGGTAGATCTGAGGTGACAATGCGTGAATAGCCAGAAATAGGCGTTGTCACCATAGCATGACCGCGTTCGTCGAGGATACACCCAGAGAAGGCCACATCCGCTCCGGTTGCGACCGACCCGATCGATCCACCCAGTCTTCAGCGGACCTGCACCACAAAAGCCATGCAACAGCCGAGACGTATTTCCAACCATTCAGAAAGCGAGGCGCAGAAAGGGCCATGGACGAGTTGATGGTTGAGCGACCGTCCGAAACTCATCGTGAAATAGATCAGGGCGAGATAATCGTAAGGCGCAAAATGGTCGCTGACAGACCGTGCCGGACGGAAGTGGAAAGTCATTTTCGACGACCCGGATGCAGAGCAATCGGTGGACATGTTCACCCACAGCCGACTAATTCAACCAACGTCGCCTCCAGCGAATCGGTGATTCCATGCTTCTGGATGCATGAGAAGCGATGATGGACCCGAGACAGTGGTAGTCGATTTTCCGTCGCAACCACACACAGCTAGGCACCGGCACAGGcagggaagggggagaaaagtgaaagaaaaCGGGAGAgaaaaacaacaaaacaaataTGGCATACGAGTCGATGCGAAACTCAAAATAATAAGAGAACAGTAACAACTTACCAGGTAATGAAAAGCGAAGCGTTGAGTTGCGTTGCTTTGGGGATGGCGCAAATAGCAAGGATGCGTGGAAGACTCGGGCGTCAGAGAAATCAGGAACTGTAGAGAACTTCAAGATAACTCCGGCGAGGTGgagaaaagataataagaaattcaagaaaaagaggaaaaggcacAAAGAAGAGTTACAGAAGAACTATCCGCAAACCAACTCCGTCTTTTCCGATAAGAACAAGGGAACGGTAGAAGGActgaaggagggagagatattatggggggggaggggagggaagagagaaagagaagagagaaggaagaagagaggaagaggcgagGAGGGGTAGAAGAAAGATTATTCTtcaggatggaggggagggaaagggaagggaagggaaggaaaacgagggaaagaatggctactactacgtactactgcTAGGGCAGACCAGGGACGGGAGAAAGCAGAAAATCGTTTAGACGAACAAACCAAAACCCAATaagaataatgaataatCAAGCACACAAGCACCCAAAGCTCGCAGGAGCCAAAGCAGGTCTTGGGTTTGGTTTACTGGGGCCTActtttcttgctgcttccAGCtactgcttgctgctgctgctgctcctgctgctgctgctgcttagtgctgcttctgcttgctgcttggtgctgctactactgctgctgctaaaCTACTACTGGGACTgtgaggagatgaggggcgggcgcagcagcaagaagcgCTGCCAGCTGGGTGGGACAAAAGTTTGCCGACTCAGGAAAGGCTCTGACGggggtttttcttttgggtcgatttttcttccttttttttttttcatttttcctttttctctatttcctttttggtattttatttaattcttttttactcaggtgaatttttattttattattacttttatttctttttttgtttcccaTCTGTTCCTTGACCACAtttttctttacttccttttcctttcctctgaTTTAGTCAGTAACCCTTAGTCAATTACTCTAGccagaagcaagaaaaagaaagtgaaTGAAAAAGacaataaaaaataaaatcagaaaaataGAGGACCGGGTCTTGTCGATCTGGATTTCATCCTGGTGGGAATCGTGTGGCCGTGGCGggaaataatgataatacaTACacagatacatacatacacccacacccacacacagtCTGGAAAGTATCTCTAGTATTGGTATTGTCTTGGTATCCAGCATTCAGGTTGGAATTGGATTGTTCTATCGGGTGTACGACCTTGCTGGATGTATGTTTTAGATCATGATCCAGATATCGACTGCAGAGTTCAACAACGAAATATTGCTAGAGTCTTATCTTGACTCTTTGTTTCTTTAAGATGATCTCACTCAAACAGTAGTTTCTCACAGCCATACATAGCCATGTTATTTATCCCTTCCCATTGAATTATTCATGATGCACCAAATGACTGCTGTATGTTGATGGATCTTGGTTGTAAGTTAGGAAAAAGAACTACTTAAAAGTACTTTACCTATAAAAGGTACGTACCTTCATGACGGATACCTGCCTACCGTGCTTGCTGCGACAGACCCAATACAGAGAAGGTGTTAATCCCAGGGCCATGCAGTGGATACATCCACCGTCGACggacccaacccaaccaaactACCCTGCGACCAGATGACTGCTGCAGCCTGCGGGTTTGCAACCTGACATGGTCCTTATTTCCATCGCATGCAATAATTTTTGTACTATCCTCTGGTAGTTGAACAACCCTAGGCAATAAAGTTtgcattcttttcttttttttcttcccttcgatcctaattatttttttttctatttagtTCATAGTTTCGCTCTTTCGTTTATCGCATGATATTGCTGGTGAATGGAAGATGCCAATAACTTGGAAATCAATGAAGCTTATAAAACGCGCCGGGCTTTTTGTAACGTACCCATGGCTTGGGGTTCTGTCTGAAGCAAGTGTATACATACGCACAACTTGATCTATCTGTCCATAATCTCGTTCCGATGCGTCAACGAGAAACAAGAGATTTGATAACGATCTCTCAAGAATCATGTAGGGAGGGCAGCATGTTGCTCATTATATCGACAAATCTAAATGGAAAAACACCCATTCCccgagatggaggggaaattGAAGGGTCTTTATCCGCAAGCACACCATCTTAAGGTAAGGGGACGGATCAAGTACACATCAAGTATGGAGTACAATAATCCCCCCTTGAAAGGGTTGTACATATACTTAGTAATGATGGTGGGAATAAGTAACGAACTAATCAATTGATACATGGCGACCAGGAAACAAAACTAACAAAGGGCGGGAAAAAGAGCGAAGAGGCAAAAAAGTAGACGAAGGATCGTGATCGACGTGTACCTACCTTGAGGATTCATAAATATGGCCGACTCGCTGCACGAAATCTGCAAGGACCTGAGCGAATGCACatgcagagagagagaccaGAAAGGTCGTGAGGCCTTTTCCCTGCGTGGTGTCGCGTTGTGACTCGTCGGGTTCCATTCGCGTCCCATGGGCCCTTATCGTCATAGGTCCTGTCCCGTTCTCCGCCCTGACTTGGTCGGGAGATGGGATGAGCCGAAACTCGACGGTcatttcattcattcattcatgcaTTCAATTCGTAGATCGGTTGCCATTTGCAGCCACACCTcagttctttttttttttcattgtTCATTCACCTTTTGGATCGACCATCCATTTTGCCCTACTGTACAGTACAGTTGAGCTGGGCGGCTGAATGGCAAGTAAATAGATGTTAGCTGAACTTtatggatgaatggagagAGGCGGGAGAGAGGATGGGGGCGCTGAAATGGCGGTCTTAATGGgattacttattttttttttctcttctcttttttttttttctaactGGGGATTAAATTGGCCCGAAGAAACTCTCAACCACAATCAAGAACCAACCAGACCGACGACCGGGTAAAACTGGCAGCGCCTGGACTTTGTGGGAAAAGTTCAATGAAAGGAAAAATGGCCCCCACCCAATGTGCCCCAGACCCATGGATCGTGGAGCAAGCTAGCCTGCTACTTGTCTATGACGGAGGACTAATCGGGTACCCAGGAGACATTCGAGAAGCAAGAACGGTCCATGTGGAAAGTGGATGGTGCTATACTCTGAATAAGTTAAAttgttgatttttttttcttcttttcttttctttgactCACTAGCACATTTGGAGAATAAATTGATCATAAATTGATGGGAGGTATATTACCTATTTACACAGAGTAACATGAAAGTCTGTGGTTCACGttaataatagatagatagtggCCGACGGGGAGAGATGGTCAAAGCGAGCAAGactaaaagaaaataaacgGGAAATCGATCAACTGATTGACTTCCAAACTAACTAAATACAATATGTAACTAAATAGATACTAGAGACAAAGTATGCTTGCTGCCAGATTGACTTCTAGTGAGAGAAAGCGAAAAGGCAATCAACAACATTTCATTCCAATTGAGGTCATAGCCCAAGAAATTCCGCACACACACAAGGTTtgttgtgggtgtggattTAGCTgcgattatataaaaagaaaattgagTAAAAAAAGGCGACCATTCATTCCATGTGAGGGCGACTCCACCGGGGTCAGCTCGAACCATGGAAATGAGGTCCATGTGGTGCCCATTGGTCAGGATCCGGGCACCGGCGGCTCGTACGGTAAATTTGGGCCACCGCAGCCTGTCATTCACATTACAAGTTTACGACCAGTACCGCTTGCGCCTAATCGGGCAAGTCAGATTGCGGGTTCTGGAATCCCACGagttgttttctttttttttcttattcagTGTTTCTGAGACAGAATTCCTTCAGCCTCGTGAAGGGCGAAGGGGGCGCTGGCTGATTCATGGTTTTTCCCATCGTTCCAGATTTTAGCTAGTTTGTTTCAATTCACAATGGGACATGTGGTGGTATTATTCATGTCTATGATCTAAACTTTAGTGCTTGTCTGTATTGATTTAGTATTTACATTAGCACTCTTACTTAGTATATGTTCTAATTCTCAGCTTTGCCTCGACGCGCACGCGACGCGACCGACCGACCAACTGACTGCTTTGCACTGCAGGATCCCGTGTGGTAATCAATAACTTTACCTACTTGGGAGTTGGGAAGAACCAGTCAACGCAACTTCAAGTGGCAAGAAATACGAGCGTCATCAATTCCGGGAAAAGGAAGGTAATTCAAATTAATTAGCTCCAATAAGTCTGGGGaacgatcatcatcatcatcaataacatcatcatcatgattaTCCCATGGAAAAGGTCACTGGCATGAGCAAGGGAGCTGAGCTCTCTCAATCTATGGATTTTCATTCCCTTGATTCCATGTGTATCGTGAGCAATTTCCgagagatggggaagggagggagggagggagggagggagggagataaaGAGATCGATCTACTATTGAAAAAGTCATAATAACTACGGATTATTCTACCAGGAATAAGGCTGCCTAGTGTTACCCTTTCCTAGCTTGGGCCACCCTTACTTCCAACTACACGGAAAGGAaaagtcgatgatgatgatgattatatcAATACGTATACACCACCAGAAGAACACTTTTCATTATCAGTAACATATTTGCCCATGCAGGTATATCATTTTTTAAGATACCACATATGCACATACATGAGAAAGCAAGTAGGGTCGGGGGTTGGTTACACTATCATGCCGCTTGCTTGTTAAGCAACCCCCCGTCCCTTGCAGATTTccgccctccttcctctccttgcCTTTGCACCTGGCCGTTATCGATGCAAacatcccacccaccaccaacctaACCTaacccttttctttgcttctcgGCTGGAGGAACCCTCAACCAGGGATTCCTACTATAAGTACCTTGGGCTGGAAATCTGATACAGGACAGGGCCTTTGTTGTATTCTTTTGTTGTTGAAATGGAGCGTCCATATATTGAACCATGGATGTCCCATATCCCAGAGACCAGGCATGTCCCAGGGAAGGGAAATTTCTAGCTGTGTTTCATATAGGGTGAAACCGGGCTGAAGCTGAAATGTCTCATAAGGTAACGGTATATCAATAATTAACTAGGAATCTCTTCTACTGTTTGTGCACAAGTACAAGTTCGTACGAACCATCCAACAATCACCTCTCAACGACCCACTCAAATCCACTCCTCCAGCTGAGGTAGGGTGGGTGATTGTCTGGATCTCTCACCTGTTCAGCAAGCAACATCCCCACTCACTCAACTCACATTGATCCGGTCCCTCCGAACAGCTACGCGGTTACGACCTCTTTCTTGGTTCGTGTTAGCTTCGGTTGTTAGGGACGCGGATGCGGCACATTTGCTCTGCTGGAGCAGggcttattattattattaatatggCCTTTTGTCGGGCCGGAAATCGGGACAAAGTCACTGAAGTCTAGACTGCTACTGTTGCCTCTGGCATGGTGTAGTATATTGCGGTAGTTAAGAGAGGAGTGTTGAGCCAGGCGATAGCGACTGTAGCGAATGATAGAACCAAACAAAGTATAACTCCAAGCACTCGTCATGCACCCTTAATATCAGATACAAGACCAACAACCCAAGTGTCCTCAACGCCATAGACCCCCTGATAACTAGTACTGCCCTTATAAACACCATATCCACCCCATACATACACAAAACACCACATCCCATCAAACCAACCAAAAGTACAGAAGCTAGatatcaatcatcatcatcctccaactccaccacaAAATCTCCCGTATCAcaaacccctccatcccccgCGGCCAAATCCTCATCACAAAACTCACCGACATTCCCCAACTCATCGCCCAACAACTGAATCGTCCTCTCATAAACCTTCgccgtctccatctcccactTCCCAGGAACAGGCATATAATCCTCCAATTTATTCGCATCCCCATAGACATCCTCGaactcttcatcctcatcctcatcataatcatcatcctctgccCCATTAGCATCCTCaatttccttctctctcttctcaacAACCAACACCCGACACGACTCCGCAATACTCTTAATCCGGACCTTCTCCGTCATGGACACCAcactctttttctccccgttaccactaccaccacctaAAAGCTCCGCAAACACCTCATCCAACTTCCGCAGTAAGCGGAACGTAGGCGCCGCTGAGAAGGGATACTCGGGCAGGTAGGAGTTGACCTGGATGGCTagggagatgaggtaggGGATTTGGAGGGATGCTAGCCATATACATCATACATGTCTCTATCAGCATTCGCTCGCTCTCCCAGGAACaataaccaaccaaccaagaACACGAAGAGTtgaatgagagagagagagggagagagagaaggggtACTTACGCGTCCCACTAACCCAAAGCACATCCACCAAACCCTCCAATTCCCTCGCTACTTCCTTGAAGCTTTCATAGCCCTGcacatctccttctcctccatcattccctcccctccgaGCTTCGAACGACTCCGGGGAATAACCCGTCGCATTATTAGAGTTGaatccagcatcatcatcatcatcatcatcatcatcatcatcattaggCTTATAATAAGCACTACTGAATTTCTTTGCGTGCCGGCGCGAAATCCTCAGTAACGTCGTATCGATGTGATTAATCACTGTTGCTTCTTTGGCGGACCCTGCGCGCAGAGGATGCGTTCGCGgttttgggaggagggagggcgTGCTTGGTcgtggggtggagggggcgggGGATGGGAGGGTCGGTGGGAGGaagcctcctcctcctcctctttctccttcggtGTTGGGTGTTGTGGATGTCATTGTATGGTTGTTgggtgaggttgaggttgtagTTGAGGTTTTTTTGGAGTTGCGATGGTGAAGAAtagtggggtggtggtggtggtgtggggtAGGAGATTGCGTGCAGGTACGAGATAAAGATAGTTATTCTGAGTTCAGGATGCTGCTGTCTCTGCTAGAGGTTATGGGTATGCATGTTGTTGTTTATTTCGGTGGGCTGATCTGATCTTGATGCTCTTTGGTTGCTTCTGGGATGTTCGTccgatgcgatgcgatgcgatgcgccGACGATGTCATCGCCAAGCCGGGTTGGTCTGTGCGTTACTATAATGAATGTCGACGACTGATACAGTAGAGAATCTACAGATTACAACTATATGTGTAGAATAGGGTTATGGACATCACAAATAATCatgttatatatttagtCTACAAGAAGCGAACATATGCCTAAACCAGCAGCAAGTCAGCAATGCATCCAGAACTCATCTAGATAAGCAAAATGACGAAAGAGAATTGCTTCAGTAGGTGAGAAGATTGGATTATGCTGGTTTTTGTAGACATGGCATGACATCAAGCAACAGCTGAGTCTTGCTACTCTGGCCCCAGCGGATTCATCATTTGCAGTGTAAACCATACGGAATTAAGAAAAGTGTCAAAACTCACATCATCCGGCATCCCTCCAAGCCAATTCTCTATCGAATAAAGCACTTTTGGACGAACCCCCCAAACGCCATGCTAAACCGACCCAACAATGCCAAACAGGACGAAAGAATAAGATCACTCAGGCTGAGACACCGTTAGCATATATGACACATACCATATCCAAGGAGGGAGTAGACTTACTGCAATCTTccccttccgcttcttcatatccgccaacttcctcctatcatcatcaaactTCTTAAGCAGCTggatctgcttctcctttctcttctcacGAGACTGGAACCGATAGAAGTCTTCCAGTCCCTTagacttctccttctgcttctcaaccAACTGCCTAGCCTCATCCTCATGAGCCGCCTCCGCCAACTTCGGTCCAGACGTAACAGTAATGAATCCATCCTCGTCGGGTTCCTGCGCCCTGCgcgcctcctccctcttcctgaCCTCCGCGACCTGCGTAAACACCGTCATATAATCATTGACGGTGCGCAGCAACTCCGCCCGATCCGGATACCTCAACTGCTCATGGGTGATGTACCTCTGCAGTCCCAGAGAAGGTACCCGATcgccctcaacaccctcgCCCCAGACAATCTCCGTGCCCTTCTTCGCGGCCTTGCGCGCCGCTTTCAAACTCGCCTCCATGCTGGGCTTGTcggcgaagacgacgatCGCGTGCGACCCGCTCTTCTGGAGCTGGCGGTCCCAGGTAGCGGGGAGGTCGACATCGTCCAGCTGTGCTTGGAGTTCGTCGGCGGTGACACGCTTGCgtttcttgctgctggcgATGTTGCCTTGCGGGGTGGCTTGCATGCCCTTCCTTTTGGTCGGGACGGCTTCGAATTCCACGCGCTCTATGCGGCCTGCGGAGAGCTGGGTGCCGAAGAGGTGGCGCAGGTGGGTTTCGGTCGTGTCGACGGGAATGTTCACGATGAACATCGAGCGGGGAGTGTCGGCGTCTGGGATGCGAGGCTCATGGGCGCGGAGGTAGAGGTAGTGTGTTGCTGGTTTGGGATATGCTGGGGTTGCGGGGAAGTGTAGGGGCAGGATTGAAAATCCTGCGATCTCGAGATCTGCCTTCATGTTGTCTGGTACTCTCGGAGGTATTTGGTTTTAGGGTGAGGAGAGAAGGTAAAAAAAGTGATTGGACTGGTAAGGGTTGCGGAAATTGTAGCGCCGCAAATTAGTTGGCGGAGAGACTTTTTTTACTTTAGCGGGAATTTTTGCAA
The window above is part of the Aspergillus luchuensis IFO 4308 DNA, chromosome 8, nearly complete sequence genome. Proteins encoded here:
- a CDS encoding uncharacterized protein (COG:S;~EggNog:ENOG410PUEP); the protein is MRYEDWDVILFPESSKVPIQEFKTQCFVTKDKDSPYLHSPGLVSPATCPLPQSNEGQLPVLTTFVPSLRHNTPFRVSVHSWQKPTPSRLMESLLQPDDAVLFEVRVFIDGLCVS
- a CDS encoding RNA-binding protein (COG:A;~EggNog:ENOG410PJ0H;~InterPro:IPR000504,IPR012677,IPR035979;~PFAM:PF00076;~go_function: GO:0003676 - nucleic acid binding [Evidence IEA]) → MSNMSFQNFDSFQNQHPAADAAAAAPGAPATADTAMTGQADPTTAPFQGPAPGEPSAAPVPQQANEGKTTLWMGELEPWIDENFVRNLWFQMGEQVNVKMIRDKFSGSNAGYCFVDFASPAAAAKALSLNGTPMPNTNRLFKLNWATGGGLADRSRDDRGPEYSIFVGDLGPEVNEYVLVSLFQSRFPSCKSAKIMTDPISGMSRGYGFVRFSDENDQQRALSEMQGVYCGNRPMRISTATPKNKGPSLGAAGAMGMPGPAGMYPPMGAPPMGFYGAPQPMNQFTDPNNTTVFVGGLSGYVTEDELRSFFQGFGEITYVKIPPGKGCGFVQFVQRHAAEMAINQMQGYPIGNSRVRLSWGRSQNNSGPAGSPYRPAPPPPPMYPSMGMPPAHGYGGFAPMKVGSP
- a CDS encoding general transcription factor IIH subunit TFB6 family (COG:S;~EggNog:ENOG410PNKW;~InterPro:IPR031349;~PFAM:PF17110); its protein translation is MTSTTPNTEGERGGGGGFLPPTLPSPAPSTPRPSTPSLLPKPRTHPLRAGSAKEATVINHIDTTLLRISRRHAKKFSSAYYKPNDDDDDDDDDDDAGFNSNNATGYSPESFEARRGGNDGGEGDVQGYESFKEVARELEGLVDVLWVSGTPSLQIPYLISLAIQVNSYLPEYPFSAAPTFRLLRKLDEVFAELLGGGSGNGEKKSVVSMTEKVRIKSIAESCRVLVVEKREKEIEDANGAEDDDYDEDEDEEFEDVYGDANKLEDYMPVPGKWEMETAKVYERTIQLLGDELGNVGEFCDEDLAAGDGGVCDTGDFVVELEDDDD
- the RRP7 gene encoding putative ribosomal small subunit assembly protein (BUSCO:EOG092655SO;~COG:A;~EggNog:ENOG410PMUH;~InterPro:IPR024326,IPR040447,IPR040446,IPR012677;~PFAM:PF12923,PF17799); protein product: MKADLEIAGFSILPLHFPATPAYPKPATHYLYLRAHEPRIPDADTPRSMFIVNIPVDTTETHLRHLFGTQLSAGRIERVEFEAVPTKRKGMQATPQGNIASSKKRKRVTADELQAQLDDVDLPATWDRQLQKSGSHAIVVFADKPSMEASLKAARKAAKKGTEIVWGEGVEGDRVPSLGLQRYITHEQLRYPDRAELLRTVNDYMTVFTQVAEVRKREEARRAQEPDEDGFITVTSGPKLAEAAHEDEARQLVEKQKEKSKGLEDFYRFQSREKRKEKQIQLLKKFDDDRRKLADMKKRKGKIAPE